From a region of the Erinaceus europaeus chromosome 14, mEriEur2.1, whole genome shotgun sequence genome:
- the LOC103123082 gene encoding olfactory receptor 13A1-like, translating into MSNLSQVVEFELCGFQVGPRLRGLLLPLFLVFYALALGGNTLIVTAIALSSALHTPMYFFLVNLSVLDVACASAVVPKLLAVLAGGPAGISYGGCMAQMFFLSWTVASEVLLFTAMALDRYMAICHPLRYGTLMRPAVCGALATGVWALGGLGSGINTGLMLRLAFCGPRPHRVQHFFCEIPPLLQLACSSTRLNDIMAVVADFFFAVLNFLLTVASYGCVIAAILRMRSAEGQRRAFSTCSSHLLVVSLYYSTVIYTYLSPGSRYAPGPGRVLAVLYSVVNPALNPLIYSLRNKDVKAALRRVCALLAQKL; encoded by the coding sequence ATGTCTAACCTTTCGCAGGTGGTGGAGTTCGAGCTGTGCGGCTTCCAGGTGGGCCCGAGGCTGAGGGGCCTGCTCCTCCCGCTCTTCCTGGTGTTCTACGCCCTGGCTCTGGGTGGCAACACCCTCATAGTCACAGCCATCGCCCTCAGCTCAGCTCTGCACacgcccatgtacttcttcctggtCAACCTGTCAGTGCTGGACGTGGCCTGCGCCAGCGCCGTGGTGCCCAAGCTGCTGGCCGTGCTGGCGGGAGGGCCGGCCGGCATCTCCTATGGGGGCTGCATGGCACAGATGTTCTTCCTGTCCTGGACGGTGGCCAGTGAGGTGCTGCTCTTCACCGCCATGGCCCTGGACCGCTACATGGCCATCTGCCACCCGTTGCGCTATGGCACCCTGATGCGGCCGGCTGTGTGTGGGGCACTGGCCACGGGCGTGTGGGCACTGGGTGGGCTGGGCTCGGGGATCAACACAGGGCTCATGCTGCGCCTGGCCTTCTGCGGCCCGCGCCCGCACCGGGTGCAGCACTTCTTCTGCGAGATCCCCCCGCTGCTGCAGCTGGCCTGCTCCTCCACGCGCCTCAACGACATCATGGCCGTGGTGGCCGACTTCTTCTTTGCGGTGCTGAACTTCCTGCTGACCGTGGCGTCCTACGGCTGCGTCATCGCTGCCATCCTGCGGATGCGCTCGGCCGAGGGCCAGCGCCGTGCCTTCTCTACCTGCTCTTCACACCTGCTGGTGGTCAGCCTGTACTACTCCACCGTCATCTACACCTACCTGAGTCCCGGTTCCCGATATGCCCCTGGGCCTGGCAGGGTGCTGGCTGTGCTCTACTCGGTGGTGAACCCGGCCCTGAATCCCCTCATCTACTCCCTGAGGAACAAGGACGTCAAGGCTGCCCTCCGGCGGGTCTGTGCTCTCCTAGCTCAGAAGCTATAG